The stretch of DNA TCTCACGGGATCCGGGCCCGAATGCTCCCCGCTCGAGGAGTTCCTCGGTCTCGCCGGGAACACTCAGGCCAATCTGCTCGCAGTAGACGATTTCCTCGACGGCGAACGCGTCGTGGACCTGCACCACGTCAAGGTCCTTCGGGCCGACGCCGGCGATCGTGAGGGCCGCCTGGGCACCGGCGCCCGTGATCGTCGCCGAACCGATGATCGCACCTTCGAGGATGAGGCCATCTTCGTAGACCTCCGTGTTCGAAACCGACGCGGAGATCTTCGCGACGTACGGGCTCGCGCCCCGGGTACGTGCCAGCATCTCGGCCGACATCAGCACCGCAGCGCCGGCACCATCGCCCCATGGGGTGCACATCATCGATGTGATGGGTGCGGCGATCAGGCGCGAGCCGAGCACCTTCTCGACCGTTACCGTTTCGGTCGGCTGCCGCAGCGCGTTCGGATTGCCAGCCGCGTAGTTCCAGTTCTTGGCAGCCACGAGGGCCAGGTGGCGCTCGGTCGTGCCGACCTCCTGCGCGCGGCGGTTCGCCCACATGGAGAACAGGCTCACCGGCGGTGCGAAGCCCTGGGCGGCAATGGCCATTTCTGCTGATCCGGTCGCTTCCGGCGCGTCGTAGCCAATCACCAACACGACCTCGTGGAGCCCCGATGCGATTGCCAACCAGGCATCGTGCATGGCGGCCAGGCCACTGGCCGAGGCGTTCGTGACATGGTGCACCGGCACCCCGGTCATGCCCAACTCACGGGCGAGGTAGATCGCACGCGGGCTGTTGGGGAGTGCCGAGCCGCCATATACCGCCTCAACGGCGGCGAAATCGATGCCCGCGTCGAGGAGGGCCGCCCGGCCGGCGTGCCGGCCGAGCATACGACCGCTGCCTGCCTCATATTTTTTGAACGGAGTCAGGCCCGTTCCTGACACAAAGACATCACGCACCTTGAAAGCTCCATCCATTCTCGTCACCAATGAGCCGGTAGGCGTTTCCGATCACCGGATCACCCGGCGCCAGCTCAGCCTGCAGGCGAACGCCGTCGGGCAGGTCAATCAGCCCGTATGTGGTGTCGCCGACCACGGCGAAGGAGTAGAGGACGCCGGTCGTCGATAGCTGCACTTCTTCCAGGGCGCGCAAGGCGCCGTCGACGCTGAACGCCCGGGGCGGAAAGAACACTTCCCCCGTGAGCTTGTCCCTGGACCCGGTCAATGCGAACGTGCTCGCGTCTGTCATGGCTTTGGCCGTTCTATGATTCGATACGTCAACCGGGCCCGCACGGCTCCGGCGTCGTCACGGATGATCAGGTGAGCATCCGCTAAGTTCATCAATCCTTGCCGGCCCTCGACGGCACGACGTCCCGAGTGGCCCTCGGTCACCCAGAGCCGTTCCCCGACCCGGATCGGCTGGTCACCGAACTCGAGCTCGGTGCTGCCATGGACGACCCTGGTGAAATCGAAGTCGAGCCGCTGCACGAAGTCACGCGACGAAGGCGTCCAGCGCATCGCCGTTGGCAGGAATGCCGGGTGGATTTCCGTTTCATCCGCGACGCGTCGGGTGTCCCCGACCGCGACGGCGAACAGGCGGGCCGCTCCTTCTTCGACCGGCCAGCGGAACGGGTTCCCCAGAGCGGTGAAGTCCGGCGGCAGGGTCGCCAGTTCCAGGAAAGGTCCGCCGAGGACCACCGCACCGTCCATGACCACGGAATCCCCCTCGGTCACTCGGGTCCCGATCGTTGAGGTGCCGTCGGCGTCGGCGATCGGATCGTCGAAGCTGACGGCGAGCTGCGCACCAGCCAAGGCCGGTGCCTTGAACCGGACCGCGACGCGGCGCAGGTCTGTGAGGTCATGGGCGCTGTGCAGCTCCGTCAGGAGCAAGGCCGTCATCATTGACCCCACCACGACGGGTCGGTCGAAGCCGGCGGCCCGGGCGGCCTGCTGCTCGTAGTGCAGTGGGTTGAAATCGCCGCTCGAGCCGGCGTAGCGGACCAGGCGCTCAATAGTGATCGGGCCGCCGAACGTGGGTCGTTCGGTCTGCGTCGCACTCATGCCTGCTCCGAAGGGGCGAACTCGCGCAGTGCTGGGGTCAGTTCCACGATCTTTTCCGCGGCGTCATCGAGCTCCTCAAAGCTCCACCGGTGACCGGCGCGGAGCTCGGCCACTTGGGGCCAGACCTCGAAGAACTGGATTCGATCGCCCTCGACGCCGTACACCGAACCGGACGGGGCCGGGCAATTCTCGATGCCGAGCCACGTTACGAACGGCGCCACGTTACCGGCATCCCAGTAGTCGAAGGTGCCCTCTGCCACCGGCTTGCCTACGTTTTCGGCGGCATCCGGCGTGCCCATCGTGAGACGCGTTCGCGCACTCGGCGCGATCGCGTAGCTGCGCACCTTGAGGCGCTCATTGAGTTCGCGGTGCGCGACCAGCGCGAAAGTCGCGAGGCCGCCCTTTGCCGCGCCGTAATTCGCCTGGCCCGGGATGCCCAGCATCCCCGACATGCTGGTCGTGGAGATGAGAACCCGGTCTTGGAGGTCGCCCGCCTTGGATCGCTCCCGCCAGAAACCGGCCACGGCGCGTGTCGTCGAGAAGTGGCCGCGCAGGTGGACGTTGATGACGGCGTCCCATTGTTCCGGCTCCATCGTGACGAGCATCTTGTCGCGCAGGATACCGGCATTGTTGATGAGCACGTGCACGTCGCCGAACGCATCGACAGCGCTCCTGACCACGCCTTTCCCGCCGTCGGTCGTGGAGATGTCGTCGGTGTTGGCGACGGCCGTGCCGCCAGCCTCCTCGATCTCATTGACGACCAGTTGGGCGGCGCCTGCGTTGCGGCCCTCGCCGTCCAGGGCCGTGCCGAGGTCGTTCACGACGACCTGGGCACCGTGGGCCGCCGCGAGCAGCGCGTACTCCCGGCCGAGGCCTGATCCGGCACCAGTGACGATGACGACTCGGCCAGCGAGTCGGGAAGTTGTGGGCACGATGATGTTCCTTTTCTGCAGTGGACTACTCATGGGTGGGCCTCCTTGCGGGGCGCACGGTTCCTGTGACGTCGCCGAGGCCAATCCGGCGACCTGAAGCACCGAGGGCCGTAGCGGTAATGGTGACGTTGTCGCCGTCCTCAAGGAACGTCCTGTTCTCACCGTTCAACGTCACGGGCTGGGCACCGTTCCACGACAGCTCGATGAAGGAGCCACGCTGGTCGGGTTCGGGCCCGGAGATGGTGCCGGATGCGAACAGGTCGCCGGTTCGGGCACTGGCGCCGTTGCTGGTCATGTGAGCGAGCATCTGGGCCGGCGACCAGTACATGTCCCGGTAGTTCGGCGAGCTGACAGCGACGCCGTTCCACTCGACGGTGAAGCCGATGTCGAGGCCCCAGTCCTGCGACGCCCGGAGGTGCGGCAGCACCTGGGGTTGCTGGAGCGTTGTGGGGATCCGGGCGGCCTGGAGCGCCGCGAACGGCACAACCCACGCACTGATCGACGTAGCGAAGCTCTTGCCGAGGTTGGGGCCCAGCGGCACGTACTCCCAGGCCTGGATGTCGCGTGCCGACCAGTCGTTGACGACGACGACGCCGAAGACGTGCTTGTCGAACTCGTCGGGGGCAATGGGGTCATCTGCGGGTGTTCCGACGCCGACGACGAATCCGAGCTCGACCTCGATGTCCAGTCGGCGGGACGGACCGAAGGTCGGCGTCGCGTCGGCCGGAGGCTTGCGCTGTCCGCTGGGGCGCGCGATGTCGGTGCCCGAGACGACGACCGTGCCGGCGCGCCCGTGGTACCCCACCGGGAGGTGCTTCCAGTTCGGCAGCAATGGCGCCGAGTCTGGTCGGAAAAGTCGGCCGAGGTTTGTTGCGTGATGCTCGGAGGCATAGAAGACGACGTAGTCGGCGACATCGAATGGCAGGTGGAGCCGCACGTCCGCGAGGGAATGGGAAACAGCCGGATCGATCTCGTCCCGGACCGCCTCCATCACACCCGCACGAACCTCGGCCCACCGCTCTGGCCCCTGGGCCATGAAGGGGTTGAGGGTGCTGGTCGCGAGCGACGCGTCGCCAAGTAGGGCGGCCACATCAAGCACATCATCGCCCAGCCGTACGCCGATCCGGGGCGATCCACCCGGAGGCGAGAAGACACCGTACGGGAGGTTGTCCGGACCGAATAGGTGGCCGGCACTTGTTGTGGGTGTCATGAGTCCTCACTTTCGATCGGCACGAGTAAGCCCAACCCCATCAGGTCGCTCAGCGGGTCGATGACGCTGCAGCTGCCGAAGGACGTGAAGTGTCGTCTGGCGCGTTCCACACCGGCGGTGCCGAGTTGCTGGACGAGGGCAGCAATTCGCTCGGCGCTTCGTTCGGCCAGGAGCGATACAAGGTCGTCGCGGCTCGCCCCACCGGCGCCTGCCTCGGCGGCGAGCAGAAGGTTGAGAAAGCCGTGCTGCTCGAAACCGGTCTCGGGGTCGGTGTTGCGCAGGGCCCGATGCAGGCCGGCGGTGGCCTTGAAACTGACGCCCGCGGCGAGAACAGCGCGCAGGGTGGTAGCGAGCTCAACCTCCGTCGGATAGAGCTCCCGGCGATCACCGCCGGTGCGGAGCTTGGCGCGTGCGCCCGCCGCAGCGACCTCGGCGAGCACTGCGTCCCGACGCTCGTCGCGGGGGATCTCGACCGCGGTCTCGATCGCACGCCCGCCGAGCGCCGAGGTGATGCGCGAGACAAGACCCTCTACGGTCTCACCTGGCGGCACAGCCACTTCGACCGCGCCGACTTCAACGAGGGCAGGGGTCACCGCCAGAGTCTCGGCGATCGTGCCGGGCCCTGCCGGAAACGTGAAGCAGACCGGGAGCGGCCTCCCGGCCGGACTGACCAGCGCCCTGAGTGACTCCGCTGCCGTTCCGGGCAGCACCAGCGGGCCGACCATGTCGGCATACCAGGAGCTCCGATATTCGCCGTGCCACATGACAGCATCGGGCAGCGTCGCCGAACCGGGCGGAAACACTGCGGCGTCGTCGACCAGGCCGGCGGTGAGCGCGGCCTGGAACTCGATGTCAGGGGTGGTGCGGCTGTCAGCGCGCATCGGTGGCCTCGCTACCGTAAGCGGCCTTTTCCTCGGCCCATGACAGCCCGGATCTGCCGCGTGGCTCCGGCGGGAGGCCCAAGACCCGCTCGGACAGCACGTTCTTCTGGATCTCTTCGGTGCCACCACCGATGAGAAGTCCGACAGCGCCGATGACGTATTCGTTCCAGTCGGGCTCCCGGAGCACCTCTGGACCCAGCAATCGACTCACGAAGTCTGCCACTCCCAGGGCGGCGCGGCCCGTGAGGAGCTTGTTGATCGAGCCCTCGGGGCCGGGCTCCACGCCCGCACGGACGCCTTCGAGGATCTGCTCGGACAGCGAGTGAAGTGCTCGGTAGAGCGAATAGAGATCGACGAGCTGAACGCCCAGGTCGGCCGGCAGGTGACCGTCGTACTGGCGGGCGGCCTGGAATGCGCGCTGGAAGGGAACCCCGTCACCGGTGAGGGCAAGCCGCTCGTTCATCAGCGTCGTGATCGCGACACGCCAGCCGTTTGCTACCCCGCCGACAACCGCCTCGTCGGGCAGGAAGACGTCGTCCAAGAAGGTCTCGGAGAAGAGTGTCGAGCCAGAGGCCTGCACGATCGGGCGCACGGTCACACCCGGCGCGTCCATCGGAACGATAAAGACCGTCAGCCCCTTGTGCTTCGGGGCGTCCGGGTCGGTGCGGGCGACCAAAAGGCCGAAGTCAGCGTTGTCCGCACCGGAGTTCCATACCTTCTGGCCCTGGACGCGCCAGCCGCCATCGACCTTGGTGGCCTTCGTCGAGGCCATCGCGAGGTCGGACCCGGCGCCGGGCTCGGAGAAGAGCTGGCACCACAACCCGGTGCCGTTCAGCATCGGGGGGACGTAACGGCTCTTCTGCTCCTCGGTGCCCCAGCTGATGATCGTCGGCATGATCATGCCGAATGTGATTCCGAAGATCCAGTGCGGCAAGTCGTACACGTGCTCATGCGCTTGAAAGGTGAGCGCCTCGAACTGGAACTTGCCCTGTCCACCAAGCTCCTTCGGCACAGCGATGCCAGCAAAGCCGGACTCTGACTTCAATCGCTCCCACTCGCGGGCCCGGCGCAGTTGGTCGGCAGCCTCATCCTCTGCGAGCACAGCGAAGTGTCCGACATGGTCGCGACGGCCGACGAACACCGGTGCGTTGGCAGCGAGCCACACAGCGCCAGCGTCCTGCGCCGTGGGCTGCGTTGTTTCCGCCGCGGAGGTCGAGAGCGCGTTCGCCACGGAACGAACGAGGAGATCGTCATCGCCGAAGAGGAACCGATCAGTCATCGAGCGCCTCATGAAACGGTGAGCCCCGAGCTCCCAAGTGAAGCCGATCGCACCGTGGAGTTGGATGCCGCGTATGGCGACGAGCGCAAGCGCTTTGCTGGCCTGGATCTTGGCGAGCGAGGCACTGAGCAGGACCTCCGGCGATGCGGCGTCCTTCGCGGTGATCTCCTCGACGGCATCCCGCAACAGCGCCCTCGCATGCGCAATCTCGGTGTAAAGGTCGGCGGCAGTGTGCTTAACAGCTTGGAACTGACCGATCGGGCGGCCGAATGCCCAGCGCTGCTTGAGATAGGCGATGGTCTGGTCGAGAAACTCGTCAGCCGCGCCGACCAGTTCGGCCGAGAGACTGACCAGCCCGACCGTCAGTCCCCGCCGAACGGCAGACAGCGCGATCTCGCCCGATGCCAGGACGCGTGCGTCCGCGTCGGCGAAAACGACGTCCGCGATCGGCCGTGACGGGTCGGCGCCCTCGACTGCTGCCACCGCGACGCCCGTGGCGTTCGCTTCCACGAGCAGCAGGCCATTTGTTGCCGGCACCAGGAAGTAGGCCGCCTGTGCGCCGTTCAGGACGCCGATGATCGACCCCGAAACCGTCCAGTGCTCTCCACGCCGGGTGGCCACCGGGCAGCCAGCGAGCGGATCCCACGCGGACGTGCTCAGGGGCACGGCGAGCACTCCGACCTCGCCGGAAGCAAGGCGTTCGCCGAGCTCGGAACGAACCTCGTCGTCGAGACCCGAGATGACGGTCGCCCCCACCACGGCACCCGAGAGGTAGGGAGCCGGGCTCAGTGCTCGACCTGTCTCTTGGGCGATCGCGGTGAGGAGGTGTCCCGCGGGGATGTCGAAGGAGTCGTCCGTCCCGATGGAGGCGAATCCGTTGTCGGCGAGGGCTTCCCAAGCGACGTCCGCGTTAGGCGCGTCTGTGAGGATCCGGCTGACGCTCTCAGCAACGGTGGAGAGCTCGTCTGTGTAGGCTGTCATCTCTTGTGCTCCAGTTCAGTATGTGCGTGCGTCAGGCTTCGGGCGCCGGGCTGGCGTCTCGTAGGCGATGACAGGATCGGGGTCGATTCCGGCGTTCTTGTTGACCCAGGCGGGATCCCCGAGCAGTGCCCGGCCGAGCGCGACCACGTCGTATTCGCCGTCCTCAAATTGCTGCACCAGGATGCGCAGTCGTTCCTGGTCCGAGTCGTCGGCAGGGGCCTCGGCGCCGAACGGTGTGTCAATGCCGACCGAGCCGACCGTAATCACGGGGAGGCCTGTGACCTTCTTCGTCCATCCGGCGAGGCTCAACTCACCGTGGTCGGGGAACTCCGGCCGCCAATGGCGCCGGCCGGACGCATGCACAATGTCCACGCCTGCCTCGGTAATGGGGCGGAGGATCGCCTCGAGTTCGTTCGGGTCCTCGGCGATGCGGGAGTCATAGCGATTGACCTTCCACTGCGAGAACCGGTAGCCGACCGCCATGTCGGGGCCGACGGCATCGCGCACCGCACGCACCACCTCGACGGGGAATGTTGTGCCGTGGTCGTCGTTCAGTCCGTACCTGTCGGTGCGGTGGTTGGTGCGACGCCAGACAAACTGGTCTGGCAGATAGCCGTGGGCGCCATGCAGTTCGACGCCATCGAATCCGATGCGCCGGGCGGTCGCCGCTGCACGGGCATAGGACCCGATGATCGCCTCGATCTGCTTGGTGGTGAGCTCCTCACCGAACCGGTTGCCATCGAGGTCGATGCCCGAAGGGCTGCGCGCCGGGACACCCGGGTTCGGGATCTGGTCGGTGCCGCGCAGGACACCGCCGTGCCAAAGCTGCACCATGATGGAGCTCCCGGCCGCGTGAACACTGTCGACGACGCGACGCCAGCCCGCTTCAGCGTCGTCGCCGTAGATCGTAGGGATGTGGTCGCTAAATCCCGCCGCAGGGTCGTCGATGAAGGTGCCTTCGGTGATAATCAGCGCCGCACCGCCCCGGGCCCGGGCAGAGTAATAGTCAGCGCTTTCCTGGGTCGGCACCCCACCGGGCGTCTTGCGCCGCGACATCGGAGCCATCGCGAAGCGGTTGCGCAGGGTCATGCCTGCGACCGTGAACGGCGTAAGCAGTCCGTCGATCAAGGGAACGGTTGACGTACCCATCCTTGAGTCTTCCATTCGTCAGTTCCTTGTTCCTATCGAGCCCGGGTAGCCGCCGCCCCCATGATTGCGGTCGAGCTGGTCGTAGTCGACCGACCCGCCTGACCGGGGCAGCGGTCCATCCACGAAGATGACACTGCGCGGCTTCTTATACGACGCGATCTTCGAGGCGACGTGCGCGATGACGTCGTGCTCGGCCACCGCGGAACCTGGCGTGCGTACGACGACCGCCCGCACCGATTGTCCCCATTTCTCGTCGGGAACACCGATCACGCCGACCTCGGCGACCGCGTCAAGATCGCGAATCGCCGCCTCGACCTCAACCGGGTAGATGTTCTCGAGGCCGGACTTGATGAGACGTGCCATCGGGCCGATAAAGATGAGCCGGCCGTCGGCTCCGATTCGGCCGAGGTCGCCGGTGTGCCACCAGCCGTCGCGGAACCGCTCGCGGTTTACCTCAACACGATTCCAGTATCCGGCGTGGACCAATGGGCCCCGGATGAGTATCTCCCCGACCGAACCGGGAGCTCCACTAATGCCGTCTTCGCTCCGCATCGCGAGCTGCATCAGCGGAGCCGCCAGGCCCATGCCGAGCGGGAGTGGGCCCTCGCCGAGCAGCGCACCGTGCGCTACGTTGCCGGACAGCTCGGTCTGGCCGTAACCGTTCGGCGACTGACCCCACGGCGTCGCGTCACGCTGAACCAGTTCGCTCCACCCCGGGAGGTCCAGGGGTGATCGGAACGACGAGAGGTCCGCGCCGGTCTCCCCCGCCCGGGCCGCCACCTGCTCGGCGACTTGGGGAAGCAGGAAGGCTGATGTGCAGTGCTCAGTCTCGATGGCCCGGCAAATCAGGTCGGGGTCCGCCCGCGGGATCACGACGTTGAGGCCGCCGTACTCCAACGTGGCGATGGCCACCATCATCGTGGCGATGTGGCAGAGCGGCCCGGAGTTCAGGTAGACGAAACTGCGGTCGATCTGCATCAGGTGACCAAGGTGCATCCCCTGCGTAAGCAGGTTCGAACTCGTGAGCATGGCACCACTCGGACGGCCGGTGAAGGCGCCGGTGTAGAGGATGAGCGCTGGAGCGTGCGCGTCTTCCGCCACCCCGTTCGGAGGATCGAGCGGCATTTCCAGCTGCGCCTTGTAGCGCTCGGTGTCGTGCGCTAACACCCAGTGAGTGTCCGCAGGCGTGGTCTCCATGAGGAAGTCGACATCAACGCCGTCGAGCGGCTGCCAGAGCACGACCTTCGGGGCGAGGTCGGCGAGCAGGAATTCCAACTCCTGCGTCGACTGGCGCCAGTTGAGCGGGGCCAGCAGCGCACCGAGTTGCGACGCCGCCAGCAGCGCTTCGAAGAGGAGGTGGCAGTTCTGTCCCAGCCAGACGACGCGGTCGCCCGGACCCACCCCCATGCTCTCGAAGACGGCAGCGAGCTGGCCGGTCCGCTCGGCGAGCTCGGCGTATGTCAGCCGGACGTCAGCGCAGACGAGCGCCGGTGCGTCGGGGCGATTCTGCGCGATGCCATGAAGGACACCCGCGAGTGTGGGGAGACGGGAGATATCAACGGTCATTGCCGAGTACCACGCATTCATAGTGATGGGTTGCCGACGCACTCGACGTTGCCAACGCCAGGTTCACGTCCGGGATCTGGTTAACTGCCGTGCCGCGGAGTTGTCGAACTGCCTCGATGACCTTGAGGGTCATCTGCTGCGCACCAAGCCAGGTGTAGCTGAGCAGGCCTCCGTCGGGGTTTACCGGCGTGGCGCCGCCGAGGCCGATGTTCGCCGGCGTGCAGTATGCACCGCCCTCACCCTTGCCACACAGGCCGAGCATCTCGACCTGGCGGATCACCTCGAACGAGGTTGCGTCGTAGAGCATAAAGGCGTCGATCTCGGCGGCTGTGCAGCCGGCCAGCCTGAAGGCGCGATCGATCGCGGGCTGGCCTAGCCACCCGGTGCGGTCGAGCCGCGGCGGTTGTGTGTAGTGCGGGTCGGTGACGTCCATGCCGCCTCCGAGGAGGTAGACCGGCTTACAGTCCAGGTCCGTCGCACGCTCGGCGGAGGTGAGCACGATGGCCGCGCCGCCTTCGGCCACCAGACAACAGTCGAGCAGGTGGAGCGGTGTCGAGATCACGCGGGACGCGAGGACATCGTCCGCGGTATATGGCCCGCGACCGTACATCACGGCCTCCGGATTAATGCTTCCGTGGTTCCGGATTGTCGCCGAGACCGTCGCGAGCTGTTCCGGGGTGGTCCCGAACTCGTGCATGTGACGCTGCGCGGCCAGAGCGAACTGGGTCATAACGTAGGCGCCGACGTAGTCGGTGAACTCGAGCACGTCGCCGGAGCCGATGGGTTCGGACCCGACTCGACGGGCGACCTGTCCGCCACCTACTACGGCGACCGAGCACAGCCCGGCGGAGATCGCTGCCGCCGCCTTCAGCACGCCCCGCGGCCCACTGTTGTCGAAAAGTCCATCCGAGGTCCACGCCATCGGGTGACCGAGCACGCGCGCCCAGGAAGCGCCGTCGTGACGCTGGAGGCCGCCCGGGCCGGGCCACTCGACAGCGATGCCATCGACGTCGTCGATGGCAAGCCCCGCGTCGCCGACGGCTCCGTGGATCGCCTCGAGCGCGAGGTCAAGCGAGGTGCGATCGGGAAGCTGCTTTGCCTGCTTAGTGGCGTATACGCCGACGATGGCGACGTCCCTGAGGCTCATGCCGCCACCGCCGACTCAAAAGCCGGGACGCGGCGTGCGCCCACCGGTCGGAACGTGACCTGCACACGATCTCCGTTCTGCCACTTCCCGGGGTCCCTACCGACGAGGTTGGTGAGCATCGACCAGCCGTCATCGAGTTCAACCACGGCAATGACGTACGGCGCCTCGAACTCCGGGCGCGGTGCGCGCTGGACGACCGTAAGGCTGTAGACGTGTCCGGCGCCCGGGCTCTCGACCCACGCCCACACCGGCGAGGTGCAGTGAATGCAGATCGCCTCAGGCGTGAACCACCGCTGCCCGCAGGCACCGCACTCCTGGACAAGGAGACGCTGCCCGTCACACGCAGACCACCATGGGGCCGTGAGTTCTGTCGGCGCAGGGAGCATCGCCGGGTCGTATGTCGTCATCCCGCGCCGCCGAGCACGACCTGGGCACGGCGCCCACAAACGCACGCGGCGTCACTAACCCCGCCGACGACGCCGGTCTCGAATACGGCTCCGGCAACAGCACGCTGCGGGCTGGCGAAGACGACGAGGCCCTGTGTATCTGTGCCGAGCGACCACTGGGCGTCGTCGTAGTGCAACGCTCCCTGGCTGCAGTCGATAGCGATCGCCGGGCCAAGCGGCAGCCAGCGCACCGCGGCGACTCCGTGTTCGCGCAGATCGTCCACGAGATCAGCTTCGGCGGCCACGACCCGGGCGCGTTTGAGCACCCCGTACGCGTCGCCCATCTCGCTGAGGCCCTTCATGACTTCGGCGTTGACCCCGACGATCGTGTCGATGTCGATCCGGCGAGTGAACATCTCGGTCCGGTTCGCGTCGAAGGCGGTCGCGTCGGCGAAATATACGGCGCGCGAACCCCGGGCGCTGGCAACGGCGAATGGCCATACCGTCGCGATGCCAGGGAGCGTCGAGATGAGCAGGATGTTCGCGTCGGCCGGCACATCGAGCGCGTTGAGTGCGGCTCCAGCGGCGACTGCATCACTGTCGATGTCGTGGTACGACACCGGCACCTCTCGTCCATTGTCAAGGAACCCCACGCCCCACAGGGCTGCGGCGCCTAGAGAAGTCGTCCAAGTTTTCATCTGCTACCCCTCAGGCCTTCACGATTCGCGGGATCTTGTGTGGCGGACCGAGTCTCAGTAGCGACTCCTCGCTGACGAGGTCGATCTCGACCGGGACACCAATAGCAGCCTCCAGCGAGCCCGTGAGCGCGGAGACGATGTCATCGCTGGAACGCGTCGACGCGTCGCCCTTGCCGACCCGAAGGCGCAATGACTCCATCGATTTGCCTGAAGCGATGATCTGGAAGAGGCCGTTGCGCGTCTCAGGTACCGATTCCACGCAGCGCCAGACGTCGGCCGGCATGACCCGGACAGCCTTGACGACAACGCCGTCAGTTACACGGCCGACCGGCCAGATGCGCGCGTGGGAGCGACCGCAGCCACAGGAATCCCAACCGACACGGACCAGGTCGTCGGAGCGGTAACGCACGAGCGGGATGCCGTCCCCGATCGAGGTGACCACCATCTCGCCGACCTCACCGCCAGCGACCCTGGCGGACGATTCCGGAGCCAGGTGCTCGAGGAAGACCTGGTCCTCCGGAATGTGGCAGCCGTTCTGCTCGAGGCACTCGGTCGCGACCGCAATATCGCCGACAGCAGTGTGCTGGTAGAGCTTCATGCCCAGCTCGCCGGCGATGAAGGCGGCCCGGGCACCCAGCGGCTCACCACCGTAGATGAACGGAGTGCTCGCGAGCCATTCACGGACCCCGGCATCCTTCGCCTCGGCCATCTCAGCGAGTTCGAAGATCATGGCCTGACTCAACAGGAACAGGCATGACGGACGCAGCCGCTGGCCGATGTCGAGGAGGCGGCCCAGTTCGGAACCGTGATTGAAGAACACCGGCGTGGCACCGATGCGCTGCGGATTGGCCCAGACAGGGCCACGGAAGGTGAAGAGCGTCATGGCGACGAAGTCGCCGGGCCTTACGCCGAGCTCCCAGTACGCACGGGCGAAGCTCTCCGTGTAGGAGCCGGGGGTCTCAACGGAGTGACGATCGAAGAACGGCAGGAGCGTCGGATCGCTCGTCGTCCCCGAGGTCGACTGGGCGCCCCAGACGGACGGTGAAGGTCCGGCGCCCAGGCCGGAGTATGCGTCGCCGCGCTCGTCGCGGTACTCCCGCAGCGAGTCCTTGTTAATGAAGGGCACCGACGTTTCGAAGTCGGCGAGCGTTTTGATGTCTTCTGGCCTGACGCCCGATTTCCCCCATGCCCAGCGGATCAGTGGCGAGCGCTCGTAGGTGCCCTGGAGGCTGTTGAGCAGTCGGGACGTGCGGTAGGCGTCGAGCTGGTCGCGCGACATCGTTTCCAGGACTGGGTCGAGGTAGCGTCCACCTCGGGCACCCG from Arthrobacter sp. PAMC25564 encodes:
- a CDS encoding 12-oxophytodienoate reductase; translation: MEDSRMGTSTVPLIDGLLTPFTVAGMTLRNRFAMAPMSRRKTPGGVPTQESADYYSARARGGAALIITEGTFIDDPAAGFSDHIPTIYGDDAEAGWRRVVDSVHAAGSSIMVQLWHGGVLRGTDQIPNPGVPARSPSGIDLDGNRFGEELTTKQIEAIIGSYARAAATARRIGFDGVELHGAHGYLPDQFVWRRTNHRTDRYGLNDDHGTTFPVEVVRAVRDAVGPDMAVGYRFSQWKVNRYDSRIAEDPNELEAILRPITEAGVDIVHASGRRHWRPEFPDHGELSLAGWTKKVTGLPVITVGSVGIDTPFGAEAPADDSDQERLRILVQQFEDGEYDVVALGRALLGDPAWVNKNAGIDPDPVIAYETPARRPKPDARTY
- a CDS encoding AMP-binding protein, which translates into the protein MTVDISRLPTLAGVLHGIAQNRPDAPALVCADVRLTYAELAERTGQLAAVFESMGVGPGDRVVWLGQNCHLLFEALLAASQLGALLAPLNWRQSTQELEFLLADLAPKVVLWQPLDGVDVDFLMETTPADTHWVLAHDTERYKAQLEMPLDPPNGVAEDAHAPALILYTGAFTGRPSGAMLTSSNLLTQGMHLGHLMQIDRSFVYLNSGPLCHIATMMVAIATLEYGGLNVVIPRADPDLICRAIETEHCTSAFLLPQVAEQVAARAGETGADLSSFRSPLDLPGWSELVQRDATPWGQSPNGYGQTELSGNVAHGALLGEGPLPLGMGLAAPLMQLAMRSEDGISGAPGSVGEILIRGPLVHAGYWNRVEVNRERFRDGWWHTGDLGRIGADGRLIFIGPMARLIKSGLENIYPVEVEAAIRDLDAVAEVGVIGVPDEKWGQSVRAVVVRTPGSAVAEHDVIAHVASKIASYKKPRSVIFVDGPLPRSGGSVDYDQLDRNHGGGGYPGSIGTRN
- a CDS encoding thiolase family protein, translating into MSLRDVAIVGVYATKQAKQLPDRTSLDLALEAIHGAVGDAGLAIDDVDGIAVEWPGPGGLQRHDGASWARVLGHPMAWTSDGLFDNSGPRGVLKAAAAISAGLCSVAVVGGGQVARRVGSEPIGSGDVLEFTDYVGAYVMTQFALAAQRHMHEFGTTPEQLATVSATIRNHGSINPEAVMYGRGPYTADDVLASRVISTPLHLLDCCLVAEGGAAIVLTSAERATDLDCKPVYLLGGGMDVTDPHYTQPPRLDRTGWLGQPAIDRAFRLAGCTAAEIDAFMLYDATSFEVIRQVEMLGLCGKGEGGAYCTPANIGLGGATPVNPDGGLLSYTWLGAQQMTLKVIEAVRQLRGTAVNQIPDVNLALATSSASATHHYECVVLGNDR
- a CDS encoding OB-fold domain-containing protein yields the protein MTTYDPAMLPAPTELTAPWWSACDGQRLLVQECGACGQRWFTPEAICIHCTSPVWAWVESPGAGHVYSLTVVQRAPRPEFEAPYVIAVVELDDGWSMLTNLVGRDPGKWQNGDRVQVTFRPVGARRVPAFESAVAA
- a CDS encoding phenylacetate--CoA ligase family protein, which codes for MTAPPVAETAPLVGAGARGGRYLDPVLETMSRDQLDAYRTSRLLNSLQGTYERSPLIRWAWGKSGVRPEDIKTLADFETSVPFINKDSLREYRDERGDAYSGLGAGPSPSVWGAQSTSGTTSDPTLLPFFDRHSVETPGSYTESFARAYWELGVRPGDFVAMTLFTFRGPVWANPQRIGATPVFFNHGSELGRLLDIGQRLRPSCLFLLSQAMIFELAEMAEAKDAGVREWLASTPFIYGGEPLGARAAFIAGELGMKLYQHTAVGDIAVATECLEQNGCHIPEDQVFLEHLAPESSARVAGGEVGEMVVTSIGDGIPLVRYRSDDLVRVGWDSCGCGRSHARIWPVGRVTDGVVVKAVRVMPADVWRCVESVPETRNGLFQIIASGKSMESLRLRVGKGDASTRSSDDIVSALTGSLEAAIGVPVEIDLVSEESLLRLGPPHKIPRIVKA